The genomic window ATGttggatttttattattatatcacCAAAGACCAAACAATCttacctggaagtcttcaaaggaGACCCTCCACTGATTGGCTGGGTCTTTGGATGTGCGCGGCATGAGCAGCGGCCACTGGAAGCTGGTGACGGACTCGCAGCGGTACGAGTACTCGGCGGGAGCGTAAATGTTCCTGCTGCCGTTAAACGTGGCTTTGGTACCGTCGTACTCCAGCTCCACGGCGTCCAGCGTGAACCAGCGCCGTGCCGACACATTGTAATTCCGCTGACTCAGAGCAAAGCTGAAAAACACCAACGAGCAGAGCATCAAATATCTTTAACagcaaaacaggaagttttcAAGAGTGCAGCAGGACTGATAAATGTAAAAGTAtagatataatataataatgcatatgtgtgtgtgtgtgtgtgtgtgtgtgtgtgtgtgcgcgtgtattCATATCTTTATGGGGAccagaaacaggaagtttacTACACTTTTGGGGACCAAAATCCTGGTCACTTACATCAGTTTGAAGCTGCGGTGGTTCAGCACGTTCTTATAATTCAGAaccaaactgaaagaaaaaaaactcacgTTAAATTTACACCCGCAGCAGCatttcatgaaaaacaaaacattttaaaacatttgaatttCAGACTCCAGTTTGAGCGGCGTCAGAGCTAAGTGATATTCACATCACAGCATGAATGATTGTTTTTACATATTGTATTATGTCACAGGTAAAAAGCACCTGGCTTTGGTTTTGTTGCAGCTTGAGCCGTCGAGGTTGGGGGTGACGTCTTCTCCAAAGGTGGACGGGGTGAGGTCGTGCTCCTCCCAGCGACCGCTGCGCAGGATGCTCACCGACAGGCTTTTAGCCCACAGCAGGATGCAGCTgttctccccctcctgcagaatAACCAGTGAACAGAAAGGTTCTCCTTACAATGGCATCTGGATTTTCTGCCACAACATCTTTGACGTCAGCGCCACCCTGTGAGCTGCCGACCCAAGTTTCAAATTAGTTTGAGAATATTCTGGATTTTTATTGCAAATCCAACATCGTGTCAATGTCAGCGCGTTAACTTCATTCATGACTTGAAAGTTCTGATTTTGCTCTGCAACAGTTTGTTGTTGGTGGGATTTacagtgaaacagaaaacagcctTTAGGAAAAAGAgttcaaatgaataaataatcacGATTACAAATATGAAATGATTTAAGGAAGCAGAGTCAAAGTCCTGCTCAGGTATCTGTGACTCCACCTTGAACTCGACAGGTGGGTACGTTTCAGCCCTCTCCTGGGTCCTCCGCTGCTTCTCCCGTTCTCTACCCCTCTCCTTGTGTCCCCCTCTGACCTGCAGCAGCGAGCGCCCCCCACCCAGACCGGCCTCCACAGAGAGAGACGCTGCCTCCTGtgtagaaaaagaaagatggaggGAGGGGGGCAGGTATGACAAATGGCTGCAAACATGTATAAATGTTTCTGAATGAGACTCGGACTCACCCTGGAGGGCCGCAGGGCGGTGTAGATAGCCGTATACGGAACAGACTGCGACTTCATGATGTTCAGCACCTGACCAATCACTTCATCTGAAAAACACGCGTCACAGAGAAAACAGTCACAGGAAAAGATGGCAAATAAAAAGCTCACAGATGATTGTGAGAATCGCATGCTTCAGAGTCTGAGCTTCACAGTCACTGGGTCAGATTAAACAGACTCACCGTTTCCACTGAGAATCTCTTTCGCTGACAAGAGATCAGCTCTGAAACGACAAACGAGGCCAGGAAGGATGGATGAGTCTTAATGTCTTTGGAGGAGAggcttcagtgtttttaaagctCATCCAGATGAAGTGTGTGGGTTATTTCCCTTCTAGAAAATTACCTCTTTAACTTTACCGTGCGACGTTTGAGAAATTGAATTTCAATTTTTAGAAAACGTACAAACAGCGACATCAAGGCCCGTTTAGAAACCATTATAACAGGATCAAAGCCTGTGGAGGACATGACCACAGCTGTTCTATGTGAACTCAGTTCACTGAGCTCAAAATGAGCAAAACTACCAGCTGCAGTCCAAGACAGAGGATGACTGATCATATCAGTTGTCACAAAGTAACTGGCAGTATAAAATGTTTACAGCAGGAAATCCCATTAACGGTTAATTATTGAACAGTCAACAGACCCGATGCCGTAGGGCAGTCTGAACACGAGCAGAGCAGGCGACGAGGCGTTCAGTCTCAGCTGGCTCAGCGTCTCAGGGTCCAAGTACAGAGGGGAGGTGTCCAATTGGTCCTGCAGCTGGCCAATCACTGCATTGGATGCAGGCCAGGAAACAGCAGGTAAAACcagagaggaggatgatgacatcagagctccCTGTGACAGAAGAAAAACCATGAGTGACCGACACACACCTGAGAGTAAACCGGAAACgttctgtttggtttgtttcatCGTGATAATACCTCCAGGTTTGGAAACACATTATCCTGCTTGTTTCCAAAGGCTCCTCCATACATGGTGAAGTCCTCGATGCTCATCTGAAGACCGAGAGGAAAAACAATGAGTCATAAATGTTTTAGACCACAGAGAGCAAAGAGAAACTGTGAGAGACGGTTTTAACCTTCAAACACTGCTGACCTGTGAGGCCGTCTGCCATTAGTTTTAAAAGTCTTGAccaaattaaataaagaaataccaAAACTTGAAGAGTTCTGATAAATGCGAAAAGGCTACATGATCATGCACATGAACGGGGCGGGGCCATATAAGAGCAAACGAGACGAGGAGCATTTGTGCTTGTGTTTAGCTTTAGTGCCtcagaagaaattaaaaataaaataaaaaaatcaaggaCACTCAACAACAGCGTGAGGGTTTACCTTGTCCTGAAGGAAGAGGACTATGTTATGTGGTCCGACGTCCAGAGCTTTCTCCAGGTAGGAGgccagctgctgctgcccaACGATGTGCCCGGCTGTTGGAG from Astatotilapia calliptera chromosome 20, fAstCal1.2, whole genome shotgun sequence includes these protein-coding regions:
- the atp6ap1a gene encoding ATPase H+ transporting accessory protein 1a; amino-acid sequence: MAAGALQRRRITAAVAVFLALLNVLKLASCDEQVPLLLWTSGSISLPAQAPPTAGHIVGQQQLASYLEKALDVGPHNIVLFLQDKMSIEDFTMYGGAFGNKQDNVFPNLEGALMSSSSSLVLPAVSWPASNAVIGQLQDQLDTSPLYLDPETLSQLRLNASSPALLVFRLPYGIGADLLSAKEILSGNDEVIGQVLNIMKSQSVPYTAIYTALRPSREAASLSVEAGLGGGRSLLQVRGGHKERGREREKQRRTQERAETYPPVEFKEGENSCILLWAKSLSVSILRSGRWEEHDLTPSTFGEDVTPNLDGSSCNKTKASLVLNYKNVLNHRSFKLIFALSQRNYNVSARRWFTLDAVELEYDGTKATFNGSRNIYAPAEYSYRCESVTSFQWPLLMPRTSKDPANQWRVSFEDFQIQGFNVSGGEFSYASDCAGFFSPGIWMGLITSLLMVLVLTYGLHMIMQLRTMDRFDDPKGPAISVPQTE